A single region of the Sphaeramia orbicularis chromosome 6, fSphaOr1.1, whole genome shotgun sequence genome encodes:
- the lrrc4ca gene encoding leucine rich repeat containing 4C, a — protein sequence MLNKMTSSQQQQMMRGPRWNRALSDPLFVLLLALQLLVVAGLVRAQTCPSVCSCSNQFSKVICTRRGLRDVPDGISTNTRYLNLQENLIQVIKVDSFKHLRHLEILQLSKNHIRKIELGAFNGLASLNTLELFDNRLTTIPNGAFEYLSKLKELWLRNNPIESIPSYAFNRVPSLRRLDLGELKRLSYISEGAFEGLSNLRYLNLGMCNLKEIPNLIPLVKLDELEMSGNQLSVIRPGSFKGLIHLQKLWMMHAQIQTIERNSFDDLQSLVELNLAHNNLTLLPHDLFTPLHHLERVHLHHNPWNCNCDILWLSWWLKEMVPANTSCCARCSSPSHHKGRYIGELDQNYFHCYAPVIVEPPADLNVTEGSAAELKCRASSLTSVSWITPNGSIMTHGAYKVRISVLNDGTLNFTNVTMQDTGTYTCMVSNSAGNTTASATLNVSSTENSSFSYFTTVTVETIETPHNEGMTTTVQRKADPTPSPGTWEIVSPTSTTTTTPRTTISTHVTEKTYTIPVTEFGGEGSLNGLDEVMKTTKIIIGCFVAITLMAAVMLIIFYKMRKQHHQQNHHAPTRTIEIINVDEDCVTGGPGMEGHLTLPPLEHEHLNHYNTYKTAYNHASTINSIHSSAHEPLLIRASSKDNVQETQI from the coding sequence ATGTTAAACAAGATGACCTCCTCTCAGCAGCAGCAGATGATGCGAGGTCCTAGGTGGAACCGGGCCTTGTCCGACCCTTTGTTTGTGCTGCTCCTGGCCCTCCAGCTGCTGGTGGTGGCGGGGTTGGTACGTGCTCAGACGTGTCCCTCCGTCTGCTCCTGCAGTAACCAGTTCAGCAAAGTCATCTGCACTCGCCGGGGCCTACGGGATGTCCCTGACGGCATCTCCACCAACACCCGCTACCTGAATCTGCAAGAAAATCTCATTCAGGTCATAAAGGTGGACAGCTTCAAGCACCTGAGGCATCTAGAGATCCTGCAGTTGAGTAAAAACCACATACGTAAAATTGAGCTGGGGGCTTTCAATGGACTGGCCAGCCTCAATACCTTGGAGCTCTTTGATAACCGCCTGACTACCATCCCAAACGGGGCTTTTGAGTACCTGTCCAAACTAAAGGAGCTTTGGCTGAGGAATAACCCCATAGAGAGCATTCCCTCCTATGCTTTCAACAGAGTGCCCTCATTACGGCGCTTGGACCTCGGGGAGCTCAAACGTCTCTCCTACATATCTGAGGGGGCCTTTGAAGGGCTGAGCAATCTGCGATACTTAAATCTGGGAATGTGCAATTTAAAGGAAATTCCCAACCTTATCCCCCTGGTGAAGCTGGATGAATTGGAGATGTCGGGGAATCAGCTATCCGTCATCCGGCCCGGCTCGTTTAAAGGGCTCATACACTTGCAGAAACTTTGGATGATGCATGCTCAGATCCAGACCATAGAGAGAAACTCCTTTGACGACCTGCAGTCACTAGTGGAGCTTAATCTAGCCCACAATAACCTTACCCTTTTGCCTCATGATCTCTTCACTCCTTTACATCACCTGGAGAGGGTACATTTGCACCACAACCCATGGAATTGTAACTGTGACATTCTGTGGCTCAGCTGGTGGCTTAAGGAGATGGTACCGGCAAACACCAGCTGCTGCGCCCGCTGCAGCTCACCTTCCCACCACAAGGGGCGATACATCGGTGAGCTCGACCAGAACTACTTTCATTGTTATGCTCCAGTTATTGTGGAGCCTCCCGCGGATCTTAACGTGACTGAGGGAAGCGCTGCCGAGCTGAAATGCAGAGCCAGCTCTTTGACCTCGGTAAGTTGGATTACACCGAACGGTTCCATCATGACCCACGGCGCGTACAAGGTCAGGATATCGGTGCTGAACGACGGCACTCTGAACTTCACCAACGTTACCATGCAGGACACCGGTACATATACGTGTATGGTGAGTAATTCCGCAGGTAACACCACGGCATCTGCCACGCTCAACGTCTCGTCAACGGAGAACAGCAGTTTCAGCTACTTcaccacagtgacagtggaaacCATAGAAACGCCGCATAACGAAGGCATGACCACTACTGTGCAACGGAAAGCTGACCCTACCCCGTCTCCTGGCACGTGGGAGATTGTTTCGCCCACTTCCACGACTACGACGACACCCCGGACGACAATTTCCACCCATGTCACGGAGAAGACTTACACAATTCCGGTCACGGAGTTCGGTGGGGAGGGCTCACTGAACGGTTTGGATGAGGTTATGAAGACGACCAAGATCATAATTGGCTGTTTTGTTGCGATCACACTCATGGCAGCCGTCATGCTGATTATCTTCTACAAGATGCGCAAACAGCACCACCAGCAGAACCACCACGCGCCGACACGCACTATTGAGATCATCAACGTGGACGAGGACTGCGTAACGGGGGGCCCGGGCATGGAGGGTCACCTGACTCTGCCGCCTCTTGAGCACGAGCACCTCAACCACTATAACACTTACAAGACTGCATACAACCACGCTTCCACTATCAACTCCATACACAGTTCCGCGCACGAACCTTTGTTAATTCGGGCCAGTTCGAAAGACAATGTACAAGAGACCCAAATCTAA